A region of Frederiksenia canicola DNA encodes the following proteins:
- a CDS encoding LysR family transcriptional regulator, which translates to MKNLETRLNLLLFNRTTRNVSLTEAGQQLFEQLLPLYQAINQEVDALNDFLNTPSGLIRINAPAMAAEAVLYPKLKPILNQYPKTRLEIVVDDRWQIL; encoded by the coding sequence ATGAAAAATTTAGAGACACGGCTAAACCTACTACTATTCAACCGTACAACACGCAATGTATCGCTAACCGAAGCGGGACAACAGCTTTTTGAACAGCTTTTGCCGCTTTATCAAGCCATAAACCAAGAAGTCGATGCATTAAATGATTTTTTGAATACGCCATCGGGATTGATTCGCATCAACGCCCCGGCGATGGCAGCGGAAGCCGTGTTGTATCCAAAATTAAAGCCGATTTTGAACCAATACCCGAAAACCCGCTTGGAAATCGTGGTGGACGATCGTTGGCAGATATTGTGA
- a CDS encoding integrase has protein sequence MNNLIFTPQDNNPKSNLEQFINFSKNHLTTFGNDCWENNQWKTTFSIYPVQVRFSTERIKSTAYKYEPLAAPFIEFAKAYIRYTYSLNPIRNLARHIESLRIVEMALYNIKGKADILQLDYLAIHEVENIVSKKYKKGTESVNKLGYQIQKLFDFCRENQITPQLPLWENPYKRPRDLTILLDEKGKEYRSSKMPTDEEMMLVAKLFHDAPNLDKETEYYTAVMALLMVAPSRCSELMSLSVNCLEWENDSLGNKQLGIRWIPAKNGKVGLKWVPSCMQDIVVEAVKRLTSIGSLARGVAKFSEENPNILMLSNKEAAPSHFLYQKPLTNSEIAEVLDIDPQNICNTKWCKNLISENDGSITYEVLGKFLYKKYTSKFHNWPYVDKHKNVKVSEALLLFRENEFHDDFSPKSFSFVLPTVNQINDRFCYSETRPKTSLWEKHCIGTSKGEFIRLPSHNARHWLSTKAERGGMDELTLANWAGRARVADNKAYDHRTEEEKSESVRNLLIPEDISILDKIHLNLPITYEDLGKDRIGIATVTEIGICEHDYAMSPCSRHGDCETCKELVCIKGLEHSLEILKVREAQITEQFNKAKEHHKIGVFGADRWISNLGWRLTHIKTKIKFLENESIPNGSLLRMPDEYDPSPIKLALLERGMDLDIQKKETAKLDDDLYRLMEL, from the coding sequence ATGAATAATCTAATTTTTACTCCACAAGATAATAATCCTAAATCTAATTTAGAGCAATTTATTAATTTCAGTAAAAATCATCTTACTACCTTTGGAAATGATTGCTGGGAAAACAACCAATGGAAAACAACATTCAGCATTTATCCAGTTCAGGTTCGTTTTTCCACAGAAAGAATTAAATCTACAGCTTATAAATATGAGCCATTAGCTGCACCATTCATTGAATTTGCCAAAGCCTATATTCGTTATACTTATTCTCTAAATCCCATTCGTAATTTAGCCAGACATATTGAATCTTTACGTATAGTTGAAATGGCTCTCTATAATATTAAAGGAAAGGCTGACATACTTCAGCTTGATTATTTAGCTATTCATGAAGTAGAAAATATCGTATCAAAAAAGTATAAAAAAGGTACGGAATCAGTCAATAAATTAGGCTATCAAATTCAAAAATTATTTGATTTTTGTAGAGAAAATCAAATTACACCTCAACTACCTTTATGGGAAAATCCTTATAAACGCCCTAGAGATTTGACTATATTACTTGATGAAAAAGGAAAAGAATACCGTTCAAGTAAAATGCCAACTGATGAAGAAATGATGCTGGTTGCTAAACTCTTTCATGATGCCCCCAATTTAGACAAAGAAACTGAATATTACACAGCTGTTATGGCTCTACTTATGGTTGCTCCATCTCGTTGTTCTGAGTTAATGTCGTTATCTGTTAATTGCTTAGAATGGGAGAATGATAGCTTAGGAAATAAGCAATTAGGTATTCGATGGATACCTGCAAAAAATGGTAAAGTGGGATTAAAATGGGTTCCTAGCTGTATGCAAGATATTGTTGTTGAAGCCGTTAAACGTTTAACAAGTATAGGCTCCTTAGCAAGAGGGGTTGCTAAATTTTCGGAAGAAAATCCTAATATATTGATGTTATCGAATAAAGAGGCTGCTCCATCCCATTTTTTATATCAAAAACCTTTGACTAATAGTGAAATTGCTGAAGTATTAGATATTGATCCCCAAAATATCTGTAATACCAAATGGTGTAAAAATTTAATAAGTGAAAACGATGGAAGTATAACTTATGAGGTGTTAGGAAAATTTTTATATAAAAAATATACATCAAAATTTCATAATTGGCCTTATGTTGATAAACATAAAAATGTTAAGGTTTCTGAAGCTTTATTATTATTTAGAGAAAATGAATTTCATGATGACTTTTCCCCTAAAAGTTTTTCTTTTGTGTTACCAACGGTGAATCAAATTAATGATAGGTTTTGCTATTCTGAAACTCGTCCTAAAACATCATTATGGGAAAAACATTGTATAGGCACATCCAAAGGAGAATTCATAAGATTACCATCACACAATGCAAGACATTGGTTAAGTACAAAAGCTGAACGAGGAGGAATGGATGAGTTAACTTTAGCTAATTGGGCAGGACGAGCAAGAGTTGCAGATAACAAGGCTTATGATCACAGAACAGAAGAAGAAAAAAGTGAATCAGTTAGGAATTTACTCATTCCCGAAGATATTTCTATCTTAGATAAAATTCATTTGAATCTTCCTATTACCTATGAAGACTTAGGGAAAGATAGAATTGGAATCGCAACGGTAACAGAAATAGGGATCTGTGAACATGATTATGCAATGTCTCCATGTTCTCGTCATGGAGATTGCGAAACATGTAAAGAGCTTGTTTGTATTAAAGGTTTAGAGCACTCCTTAGAAATCTTAAAGGTGCGTGAAGCCCAGATAACCGAACAATTTAATAAAGCTAAAGAACACCATAAAATAGGTGTTTTTGGTGCAGATCGCTGGATAAGTAATTTAGGATGGAGACTAACTCACATAAAAACTAAAATTAAATTCTTAGAAAATGAGAGCATCCCAAATGGTTCCTTATTAAGGATGCCTGATGAGTATGATCCTTCCCCTATTAAATTAGCTTTGTTGGAAAGAGGAATGGATCTAGATATACAGAAGAAAGAAACAGCTAAGTTAGACGATGATTTATATAGACTAATGGAGTTATAG
- a CDS encoding site-specific integrase, with protein sequence MNQNKRLRQSRDGYAFDENENFWRISKDKTINFSQHILNINKKTLDGFRKTLAIYAEKYSSYHVSHMYQQFQRLVISTNLEVINVPIILDWKNKLGKEHEWYLGALKGFLLSWHEYGYYGVDKSVVSLLESFTLSGNDKGKSVLMRCPYTGAFTENEILALMAELARLWREDLISFETYAYIHLLQSTARRPIQIRHLKFEDLRKEISQGTWNYFLNIPSAKKRGGLFRETFKKLAITEDLYLILLNFIEYQYKKLLSLVDETFISSYKMKLPMFIDWNCLKKNIKNRNFDLSLLNKDIFHYSASSLELYALRKFCIHQKAISERTGEIIHVTARRFRHTRGTNLGRKGVGATIIAELLDHTDTQNVKVYTENTADTVQYIDRVMGAEMGKLAQAFTGRIISNLNESERGHDPTSFITNNGIDTIGACGTNDFCITGYETCYLCPKFRPLVDGPHQQILNKLYEEKEERLKQTKSIDYASSKDRIILAVEYVVQACNDMKRTIGSH encoded by the coding sequence ATGAATCAGAATAAACGTCTTAGACAGTCAAGAGATGGGTATGCATTTGATGAAAATGAAAACTTTTGGCGTATAAGTAAAGACAAAACCATTAACTTTTCTCAACATATATTAAATATAAATAAAAAAACATTAGACGGTTTTAGAAAAACATTAGCAATATATGCCGAAAAATACTCAAGTTATCACGTATCTCACATGTATCAACAGTTTCAACGATTAGTAATTTCAACTAATTTAGAAGTCATTAATGTGCCAATAATCTTGGATTGGAAAAATAAACTAGGAAAAGAACATGAATGGTATTTAGGAGCATTAAAGGGTTTTTTATTGTCATGGCATGAGTATGGCTATTATGGAGTTGATAAATCTGTTGTGTCATTGCTAGAAAGCTTTACGTTGAGTGGAAATGATAAAGGTAAATCGGTATTAATGAGATGCCCTTATACAGGAGCATTTACCGAAAATGAAATTTTGGCTTTAATGGCTGAACTTGCTAGACTTTGGAGAGAAGATCTTATTTCATTTGAAACATATGCATATATTCACTTACTTCAATCTACAGCTAGAAGACCCATTCAAATACGCCATTTAAAATTTGAAGATTTAAGAAAGGAAATCTCTCAAGGAACATGGAATTATTTTCTAAATATCCCTAGTGCCAAAAAAAGAGGAGGATTATTCAGAGAAACATTTAAAAAACTTGCTATCACAGAGGACTTATATTTAATTCTCCTAAACTTTATAGAATATCAATATAAGAAATTGCTTAGTTTGGTTGATGAAACCTTTATTTCTAGTTATAAAATGAAATTACCAATGTTTATTGATTGGAATTGTTTAAAGAAGAATATCAAAAATAGGAATTTTGATCTTTCATTATTAAACAAAGATATTTTTCATTATTCTGCTTCTTCGTTGGAGCTATACGCATTACGAAAATTCTGTATTCACCAAAAAGCAATTTCAGAACGAACAGGTGAAATTATTCATGTAACAGCAAGACGTTTTCGCCATACTAGAGGAACAAATCTAGGAAGAAAAGGGGTTGGGGCAACGATTATAGCAGAGCTCCTAGATCATACAGATACACAAAACGTTAAAGTTTATACTGAAAATACAGCTGATACAGTGCAATACATTGATCGTGTTATGGGTGCTGAAATGGGAAAACTAGCTCAAGCATTTACAGGTAGAATTATTTCTAACTTAAATGAAAGCGAGAGGGGGCACGATCCAACATCTTTCATAACCAATAACGGAATAGATACAATAGGTGCTTGTGGTACAAATGATTTTTGTATAACTGGCTATGAAACTTGTTATTTATGTCCTAAGTTTAGACCGCTCGTTGATGGTCCTCATCAACAAATCTTAAATAAGTTGTATGAGGAAAAGGAAGAACGTTTAAAACAAACCAAAAGCATAGATTATGCATCATCCAAAGATCGTATTATTTTAGCTGTTGAGTATGTTGTTCAAGCTTGCAATGATATGAAAAGAACTATTGGGAGCCACTAA
- a CDS encoding cation diffusion facilitator family transporter yields MACQNCCGSNQPIHQSPKYKKALWIVLILNLSMFFVEIVMGVKSGSTSLLSDSLDFLGDSANYLISLIVLPMALSYRAKASMVKGLTMGGFGLFILMTTIYRVFYGEMPSYSEMSIVGFLALLINVSALLILLKFRDGDSNVRSVWVCSRNDAIGNVAVILAGMAVYFFQSKYPDLIVAFVLAFLALQASQEIIKRAWAELKVS; encoded by the coding sequence ATGGCGTGCCAAAATTGTTGTGGTTCAAATCAGCCCATTCATCAATCGCCCAAGTACAAAAAAGCCTTGTGGATTGTCTTGATATTAAATTTATCAATGTTTTTTGTGGAAATTGTGATGGGGGTTAAATCAGGTTCAACTTCGCTGTTGTCGGACAGTTTGGATTTCTTGGGCGACAGTGCCAATTATTTGATAAGTTTGATTGTTTTGCCAATGGCGTTAAGTTACCGAGCCAAAGCATCTATGGTTAAGGGGCTAACGATGGGCGGTTTTGGTTTATTTATTTTAATGACAACCATTTATCGTGTGTTTTATGGGGAAATGCCCAGTTATTCTGAAATGAGCATTGTGGGATTTTTGGCGTTATTGATCAATGTGTCGGCATTGTTGATATTATTAAAATTTCGTGATGGCGACAGCAATGTCCGCAGTGTGTGGGTGTGTTCCCGAAACGATGCGATTGGTAATGTGGCGGTAATTTTGGCGGGTATGGCAGTTTATTTTTTTCAATCAAAATATCCTGATTTAATTGTGGCGTTTGTTTTGGCATTTTTGGCATTACAAGCCAGTCAAGAAATCATCAAAAGGGCTTGGGCGGAATTAAAAGTCAGTTAA
- a CDS encoding site-specific integrase codes for MNMHRLETVLFSNGERFPILVNVKTGIPDFYSTLWVTVELRNQSAVNTIRNKLGTIQWIMNWEKQNNLVISDLIHNKVLLTENQLESLIQHMRINVKKRKNVINTKKSVLMKGRTQFIDIYSAVSLSHQYNRLTTLSEYILFLSKVINVSNEYIEKLTKLITLIKESRPKNHKTLSIKPESELPDGLLDEFMSIANFSNPNNPFQDIGIRKRNHLMFILLKELGIRRGELLSIQIPFIDIGTAKSSITIRRTHDDKFDTRKKQAVSKTKERRLPISQNIAQLINDYIMNYRSKIPNANKHPYLFVTHRKGKTQGNPISTSSFDNVIVPTMKKIDPKFSIIHPHIFRHEWNLDFSRKVDKNNQNINHDFSHKDFISSEKEAKMRQHLMGHTSEKSGNIYNQRYIREKANKILLDLQIEFQKKVDNYESE; via the coding sequence ATGAATATGCATAGATTAGAAACAGTCCTTTTTTCAAATGGAGAACGTTTTCCTATATTGGTTAATGTTAAAACTGGTATTCCTGATTTTTATTCAACCTTATGGGTAACTGTAGAACTACGTAATCAATCCGCAGTAAACACAATTAGAAATAAGCTGGGAACTATACAGTGGATAATGAATTGGGAAAAACAGAATAATCTTGTTATTAGTGATCTAATTCATAACAAAGTACTCTTAACAGAAAACCAATTAGAATCTCTTATCCAACATATGAGAATAAATGTAAAAAAGCGAAAGAATGTAATCAATACAAAAAAAAGTGTGTTAATGAAAGGTAGGACTCAATTTATTGATATTTATTCTGCCGTATCTCTTAGTCATCAATATAATAGACTAACAACGCTTTCAGAATACATATTATTTCTATCTAAAGTAATTAATGTATCTAATGAATATATTGAAAAATTGACGAAACTAATTACGTTAATTAAAGAGTCAAGACCTAAAAATCATAAAACATTATCTATCAAACCAGAAAGTGAGCTACCTGATGGATTGTTAGATGAGTTTATGTCTATTGCGAACTTTTCTAATCCTAATAATCCATTTCAAGATATTGGAATTAGAAAAAGAAACCATTTGATGTTTATCTTATTAAAGGAATTAGGGATTAGAAGAGGAGAGCTATTATCAATTCAAATCCCATTTATTGATATAGGGACAGCTAAATCCTCAATTACAATTAGACGAACGCATGATGATAAATTTGACACAAGGAAGAAGCAAGCTGTAAGTAAAACGAAAGAAAGGCGACTTCCTATTTCACAAAATATAGCTCAACTTATCAATGACTATATTATGAACTATCGCTCTAAGATTCCTAACGCTAATAAACATCCATATTTATTTGTAACCCATCGAAAAGGAAAAACACAAGGAAACCCAATTAGTACCAGTTCTTTTGATAACGTTATTGTACCAACAATGAAAAAGATAGATCCTAAATTTTCTATTATTCATCCGCATATTTTTCGTCATGAATGGAACTTAGATTTTTCACGAAAGGTGGATAAAAATAATCAAAATATAAATCATGATTTTTCTCATAAAGATTTTATTTCTTCCGAAAAAGAAGCAAAGATGAGACAACATCTTATGGGACATACATCCGAGAAATCAGGAAATATTTATAATCAACGTTATATAAGAGAAAAAGCTAACAAGATATTATTAGATCTTCAGATTGAGTTTCAAAAAAAGGTTGATAATTATGAATCAGAATAA
- the arsC gene encoding arsenate reductase (glutaredoxin) (This arsenate reductase requires both glutathione and glutaredoxin to convert arsenate to arsenite, after which the efflux transporter formed by ArsA and ArsB can extrude the arsenite from the cell, providing resistance.) — protein sequence MNITIYHNPNCGTSRNVLALIRHAGIEPQVIEYLKNPPSETTLRNLIKRMGITPRQLLRTNVVPYETLGLQNEKLSDDELISAMLREPILINRPIVVSEKGVKLCRPSETVLAFLPPFAIPFVKEDGEIINHKE from the coding sequence ATGAACATTACCATTTATCACAACCCAAACTGCGGTACTTCACGCAATGTGCTGGCACTCATCCGCCACGCTGGTATTGAGCCACAAGTGATTGAATATTTGAAAAATCCGCCAAGTGAAACGACTTTGCGTAATTTAATCAAACGCATGGGCATCACGCCCCGCCAGTTACTTAGGACGAATGTAGTGCCGTATGAAACGCTTGGTTTGCAAAACGAAAAGTTAAGCGATGACGAACTCATTTCCGCCATGCTTCGTGAACCGATTTTAATCAATCGTCCGATTGTGGTGAGCGAAAAAGGCGTGAAATTATGCCGTCCGTCCGAAACAGTTTTGGCATTTTTACCGCCTTTTGCGATCCCGTTTGTCAAAGAAGACGGCGAAATTATTAATCATAAGGAGTAA
- a CDS encoding ArsR/SmtB family transcription factor, with product MNTIQASKLFESLSSPIRLAIFQQLTAAGSTGMIAGDLAKQLNLAPNNVSFHLKSLLHSGLVRVVQEGRHMRYFAELDLMMALTHFLTQNCCSQTGESCQ from the coding sequence ATGAATACGATACAAGCAAGCAAACTCTTTGAGAGCCTGTCTTCTCCGATAAGACTGGCGATTTTTCAACAACTTACCGCCGCAGGCAGTACTGGCATGATTGCTGGCGACTTGGCAAAACAGCTTAACCTTGCCCCGAATAATGTGTCTTTTCATCTAAAAAGCCTGTTGCATTCGGGGCTTGTGCGTGTGGTGCAGGAAGGACGGCACATGCGTTATTTTGCCGAGCTGGATTTGATGATGGCATTGACCCATTTTCTGACCCAAAACTGCTGTTCTCAAACAGGCGAATCTTGCCAGTGA
- the ssb gene encoding single-stranded DNA-binding protein: MAGVNKVIIVGRLGNDPEMRTMPNGDAVANISVATSEVWNDKQTGERREVTEWHRIVLFRRNAEVAGQYLRKGSQVYVEGKLKTRKWQDQNGQDRYTTEIQADSLTMLGGRNDSEGGFSGNQGGWNQTPQQQSYSQGGYDNNYSQTGGYNNASAAPKAAAKPAPQAEPPMNDFDDDIPF, from the coding sequence ATGGCTGGTGTAAATAAAGTAATTATTGTTGGACGTTTAGGTAATGATCCTGAAATGCGTACCATGCCAAATGGTGATGCTGTCGCGAATATCAGTGTCGCAACCAGCGAGGTGTGGAACGATAAACAAACGGGAGAACGTCGTGAAGTGACAGAATGGCATCGTATCGTATTATTCCGCCGTAATGCCGAAGTGGCTGGGCAATATTTGCGTAAAGGTTCACAAGTTTATGTTGAAGGCAAACTTAAAACTCGCAAATGGCAAGATCAAAATGGGCAAGATCGCTATACCACTGAAATTCAGGCAGATTCATTAACCATGCTTGGCGGACGTAACGATAGCGAAGGCGGATTTAGTGGAAATCAAGGTGGTTGGAACCAAACTCCACAACAACAAAGCTATAGCCAAGGTGGCTACGATAACAATTATTCCCAAACAGGCGGTTATAACAATGCTTCAGCGGCTCCGAAAGCCGCAGCAAAACCAGCTCCACAAGCTGAACCACCGATGAACGATTTTGATGACGATATTCCGTTCTGA
- the arsB gene encoding ACR3 family arsenite efflux transporter: protein MGLFERFLSLWVALAIVLGVVLGVWLPNVFQWVASLEVAHVNLPVAILIWLMIYPMMIQIDWSAIKDVGKKPKGLFLTLFINWLVKPFTMAVFGWLFFRVFFAGWVDAQSAQEYIAGMILLGVAPCTAMVFVWSQLVKGDPNYTLVQVSVNDLIMIVAYAPIAGVLLGVSDIEIPWNTLILSTVLYVLLPLLAGWLTRSYLQKSGKSVAQFSGSLKPFSVMGLILTVVLLFAFQAQTIIANPLIILLIAIPLLAQTYGIFALAHVLAKWLKLPHEISAPACLIGTSNFFELAVAVAISLFGLHSGAALATVVGVLVEVPVMLSLVWWINRKSLGNKGV, encoded by the coding sequence ATGGGGTTGTTTGAACGTTTTTTAAGCCTTTGGGTGGCGTTGGCGATTGTGCTGGGCGTGGTTTTGGGTGTTTGGTTGCCCAATGTATTTCAATGGGTTGCATCTTTGGAAGTGGCTCATGTGAATTTGCCTGTGGCGATACTGATTTGGCTGATGATTTATCCGATGATGATTCAGATTGATTGGTCGGCAATCAAAGACGTGGGCAAAAAACCAAAGGGCTTATTTTTAACCTTATTTATCAACTGGTTGGTCAAGCCGTTTACGATGGCGGTGTTCGGCTGGTTGTTTTTTCGGGTGTTTTTTGCAGGTTGGGTGGACGCACAGTCGGCACAAGAATACATTGCCGGCATGATTTTGCTGGGTGTGGCACCGTGTACGGCAATGGTGTTTGTGTGGTCGCAACTGGTCAAAGGCGACCCCAATTACACTTTGGTGCAGGTTTCGGTCAATGATTTGATTATGATTGTGGCGTATGCTCCGATTGCAGGCGTATTGCTCGGCGTAAGCGACATAGAAATTCCGTGGAATACCTTGATTTTAAGCACGGTTTTGTATGTGCTGTTGCCCTTGCTGGCAGGCTGGCTTACCCGCTCTTATTTACAAAAATCGGGTAAATCGGTGGCACAATTTTCAGGCAGCCTAAAACCCTTTTCCGTGATGGGCTTGATTTTGACGGTGGTGTTGCTATTCGCCTTTCAAGCCCAAACCATTATTGCCAACCCTTTGATTATTCTGCTGATTGCTATTCCCCTGCTGGCACAGACTTACGGCATTTTTGCCTTGGCTCACGTTTTGGCAAAATGGCTCAAATTACCACACGAAATTTCCGCCCCTGCGTGCTTGATTGGCACGAGTAATTTTTTTGAATTGGCGGTGGCGGTGGCAATTTCTTTGTTCGGTTTGCATTCTGGGGCGGCATTGGCAACGGTGGTCGGTGTGCTGGTGGAAGTGCCTGTGATGCTCTCGCTGGTGTGGTGGATAAACCGAAAATCGCTGGGGAATAAAGGGGTGTAG